In Brockia lithotrophica, one DNA window encodes the following:
- a CDS encoding Fructose-1,6-bisphosphatase, GlpX type, which yields MDRSLTLELVRVTEAAAIAAARWMGRGKKNEADDAATTAMRAMFDTVPMDGVVVIGEGELDEAPMLYIGEPLGIRGPGHPKVDVAVDPLEGTNIVAKGLWNAITVVAIADRGNLLHAPDMYMDKIAVGPEAKGYVHIDRPIEENLRAVAKAKGKDVEDVVVVVLDRPRHEELIARIREAGARIKLIPDGDVAGAISTAFSHTGIDMLVGIGGAPEGVIAAVALKCMGGDMMGRLKPQNETELRRLREMGIDNPDRVLYLDDLVRGDDAIFAATGVTDGELLRGVRFTGSTAITHSVVMRAKTGTVRFVDAEHRLGQKPSLVIKDFVPHGTEREA from the coding sequence GTGGACCGGAGCTTGACGTTGGAACTCGTCCGCGTGACGGAGGCGGCGGCCATTGCCGCAGCGCGCTGGATGGGTCGGGGAAAGAAAAACGAGGCGGACGACGCGGCGACGACGGCAATGCGCGCCATGTTTGACACGGTTCCCATGGACGGCGTCGTCGTGATCGGCGAAGGGGAGCTCGACGAAGCGCCGATGCTCTACATCGGTGAGCCTTTGGGGATTCGCGGGCCGGGTCACCCGAAGGTAGACGTGGCCGTCGACCCGCTCGAGGGGACGAACATCGTCGCCAAGGGTTTGTGGAACGCGATCACCGTCGTGGCCATTGCCGATCGCGGGAATCTTCTCCACGCTCCCGACATGTACATGGACAAGATCGCCGTCGGTCCCGAGGCCAAAGGGTACGTCCACATCGACCGTCCCATCGAAGAAAACCTTCGGGCCGTGGCGAAGGCCAAGGGGAAGGACGTCGAGGACGTCGTGGTCGTCGTCCTCGACCGCCCGAGGCACGAAGAGCTCATCGCCCGCATCCGAGAAGCCGGGGCGCGCATCAAGCTCATCCCCGACGGCGACGTCGCCGGCGCGATCAGCACCGCCTTTTCCCATACGGGGATCGACATGCTCGTGGGAATCGGCGGCGCGCCGGAAGGGGTGATCGCCGCCGTGGCGCTGAAGTGCATGGGAGGCGACATGATGGGCCGTCTCAAGCCGCAAAACGAGACGGAGCTTCGGCGCTTGCGGGAGATGGGGATCGACAACCCCGACCGCGTCCTCTACCTCGACGACCTCGTTCGGGGCGACGACGCGATCTTCGCCGCGACGGGGGTTACGGACGGCGAGCTCTTGCGAGGCGTTCGCTTTACCGGATCGACGGCGATTACCCATTCCGTGGTCATGCGCGCGAAAACCGGTACCGTGCGCTTCGTGGATGCAGAACACCGCCTCGGGCAGAAGCCGAGCCTCGTGATCAAGGACTTCGTCCCCCACGGGACGGAGAGGGAGGCGTAG
- a CDS encoding ribosomal protein L31p, producing MKRMKKGIHPEFYEDAVVICACGNTFRTGSTKKEIHVEICSACHPFFTGKQKYVDTGGRIERFKKRYNLS from the coding sequence GTGAAGAGGATGAAGAAGGGCATCCATCCGGAGTTTTACGAGGATGCCGTGGTGATCTGCGCGTGCGGGAATACGTTTCGCACGGGATCGACGAAGAAGGAGATCCACGTGGAAATTTGTTCCGCATGCCATCCGTTTTTCACGGGCAAGCAGAAGTACGTAGACACCGGCGGCCGCATCGAGCGGTTCAAGAAGCGCTACAACCTCTCCTGA
- a CDS encoding DNA-directed RNA polymerase delta subunit → MDWGEEYIRETPMVELAYRLLANLAQHEPMPFEEIAARVLAQKGYAPDDVARMAQLYTSLNVDGRFVHVGGGQWGLKDWYPFDKYEELIPTFEEEEELEEDLLEAEEEDLLPLGLDEEGGEAVLEDLEKELLVAEEPLDEELPLPDEEDGELEGEDETP, encoded by the coding sequence ATGGATTGGGGGGAGGAGTACATCCGCGAGACGCCGATGGTCGAGTTGGCGTATCGCCTTTTGGCGAACCTCGCCCAACACGAACCCATGCCGTTCGAGGAGATCGCCGCCCGCGTTCTCGCGCAAAAAGGGTACGCACCTGACGACGTCGCCCGTATGGCGCAGCTCTACACCTCTTTGAACGTTGACGGCCGTTTCGTACACGTGGGAGGGGGTCAGTGGGGACTCAAGGACTGGTATCCCTTTGATAAGTACGAAGAGCTCATCCCCACCTTCGAAGAAGAGGAGGAACTCGAGGAAGACCTCCTCGAAGCGGAAGAAGAGGACCTCCTTCCCTTGGGGCTTGACGAAGAAGGCGGCGAGGCCGTGCTCGAGGACCTGGAAAAGGAGCTCCTCGTTGCCGAGGAACCGCTCGACGAAGAGCTTCCGCTTCCCGATGAGGAAGACGGGGAGCTCGAGGGGGAAGACGAAACCCCTTGA
- a CDS encoding Sporulation initiation phosphotransferase (Spo0F) yields the protein MGREIFLRGVVEMRVMVVDDQVGIRALLAEVVKQQGFQVVLAGNAREALAKFSEGPPDLLLLDVKLPGMSGLELLRKIRDTHPHLPVVLMTAYGERDIEEEAKRLGVHAVLAKPFDIEHLRELLDRFRGGASSNSLL from the coding sequence ATGGGCCGGGAGATTTTCCTCCGGGGGGTTGTGGAAATGCGCGTGATGGTCGTCGACGATCAGGTCGGGATTCGCGCTTTGCTCGCGGAAGTTGTCAAGCAGCAGGGATTCCAGGTTGTGCTGGCCGGGAACGCACGCGAGGCCTTAGCAAAGTTTTCGGAAGGTCCACCCGACCTACTCCTCCTCGACGTCAAGCTCCCGGGGATGAGTGGTCTGGAACTCCTGCGGAAAATCCGCGACACCCATCCCCACCTTCCCGTAGTTCTCATGACGGCGTATGGCGAGCGCGACATCGAAGAAGAAGCGAAGCGCCTCGGAGTGCACGCGGTCTTGGCAAAACCTTTTGATATAGAGCATTTGAGGGAACTTTTGGACCGTTTTCGAGGGGGCGCCTCTTCGAATTCTTTGCTATAA
- a CDS encoding CTP synthase, whose translation MRLRSCAGFRGEGEDKPAGENGSKGFCTMTRYVFVTGGVASSLGKGITAASLGLLLKARGLRVAIMKFDPYINVDPSTMSPYQHGEVFVTVDGGETDLDLGHYERFIDVALTRRSSVTAGRIYQEVIDNERRGVYGGATVQVIPHVTNAIKDHVYGLAKQSEADVLIVEIGGTVGDIESLPFLEAIRQVRHDVGRNRVFYVHVTLVPYLKAAGELKTKPTQHSVKELRSIGIQPNAIVCRTEQPLPRDVREKIALFSDIETEAVIENLDVATPYEVPLRLRTEGLDRIVVERFGLSLPPADLSAWEEVVDRVARLSGAVRVGIVGEFVALHDAYLSLVEALRHAAIAHGVALEIDWVDARELKRVSPDARLGRLDALVLPGTWDDREEDGKALASRYARRAGIPFLALGYGFPVALREVLGVWGSERPAGEGVLPMSASLPGYGWVGARPVELAPRGMLSEIYGKERIEERMRHREGVPFHWAEELGRRGGLPEAWSEGREYLLGFRFEGHPWFVAVQFYPEFASRPTRPHPLFLAFIGAAVKARARTTLR comes from the coding sequence GTGCGGCTCAGGTCGTGTGCGGGGTTCAGAGGCGAAGGGGAGGACAAACCCGCGGGGGAAAACGGGTCGAAGGGGTTTTGCACGATGACGCGCTATGTCTTTGTCACAGGAGGCGTGGCGTCCTCGCTGGGCAAGGGAATTACGGCGGCTTCGCTCGGGCTTCTCCTCAAGGCACGCGGGCTCCGCGTGGCGATCATGAAGTTCGATCCGTACATCAACGTCGATCCGAGCACGATGAGCCCCTACCAGCACGGCGAAGTGTTCGTGACCGTGGACGGGGGCGAGACGGACCTCGATCTCGGTCACTACGAGCGCTTCATCGACGTGGCCCTCACGCGCCGTTCGAGCGTCACGGCAGGCCGCATTTACCAAGAGGTCATCGACAACGAGCGCCGGGGCGTGTACGGGGGCGCCACCGTCCAGGTGATCCCGCACGTCACGAATGCGATCAAGGACCACGTGTACGGTTTGGCCAAGCAATCTGAGGCCGATGTCCTCATCGTGGAGATCGGGGGTACGGTGGGAGACATCGAGTCTCTCCCCTTTCTCGAAGCCATCCGGCAAGTTCGACACGACGTCGGACGCAACCGCGTCTTCTACGTGCACGTCACGCTCGTCCCCTACCTCAAGGCCGCGGGGGAGCTCAAGACGAAGCCCACGCAGCACAGCGTGAAGGAACTCCGGAGCATCGGGATTCAGCCCAACGCCATCGTCTGCCGTACGGAGCAGCCGCTTCCCCGGGACGTGCGGGAAAAGATCGCCCTCTTCAGCGACATCGAGACGGAGGCGGTGATCGAAAACCTGGACGTCGCCACGCCGTACGAAGTTCCCCTTCGCCTCCGGACGGAAGGTTTGGACCGCATCGTAGTCGAGCGTTTCGGCCTCTCCCTCCCGCCGGCGGACCTTTCCGCGTGGGAAGAGGTCGTGGACCGCGTGGCGCGCCTTTCGGGCGCGGTCCGCGTGGGGATCGTAGGGGAGTTTGTCGCCCTCCACGACGCCTACCTAAGCCTGGTGGAGGCCTTGCGCCATGCGGCCATTGCCCACGGCGTCGCGCTGGAAATCGACTGGGTCGACGCTCGGGAGCTCAAACGCGTCTCCCCGGACGCGCGTCTCGGGAGACTCGACGCCCTCGTCCTTCCGGGGACGTGGGACGACCGTGAAGAGGACGGCAAGGCGCTTGCCTCTCGCTACGCGCGCCGCGCGGGGATTCCCTTTCTCGCCTTGGGATACGGCTTTCCCGTGGCCTTGCGCGAGGTTTTGGGCGTTTGGGGTTCCGAGCGCCCCGCCGGAGAGGGAGTCTTGCCTATGAGCGCCTCCCTTCCGGGATACGGCTGGGTGGGCGCGCGGCCCGTGGAACTCGCCCCTCGGGGGATGCTTTCGGAAATCTACGGGAAAGAACGCATAGAAGAGCGCATGCGGCACCGAGAGGGGGTACCGTTTCACTGGGCCGAAGAACTCGGACGCCGGGGAGGTCTTCCCGAGGCGTGGAGCGAAGGGCGCGAGTACCTCTTGGGTTTCCGTTTCGAGGGACACCCGTGGTTCGTCGCCGTTCAGTTCTACCCAGAGTTCGCTTCCCGGCCCACGCGTCCCCATCCCCTCTTCCTCGCCTTTATCGGAGCGGCCGTCAAGGCGCGCGCGCGGACGACGCTCCGCTAG
- a CDS encoding metalloendopeptidase, translated as MGLFVQDVSGEPPRHAAEGSLEQPAPLVSAVSTSPTARAFRERAQLAATPKERVAVVPLVAAEARVGPRAATEKPRFLWPVRAPLITSPFGPRGGGVHFGVDLVSARGDHTILAGRSGVVVFSGTNGGYGNLVILRHEGEYETYYAHLAQRYVRIGQLVRAGDPIGRMGQTGNATGVHLHFEVRYQKTPQNPLAFLP; from the coding sequence GTGGGCCTTTTCGTCCAAGACGTTTCGGGAGAGCCTCCCCGCCACGCCGCGGAAGGGTCCCTGGAGCAGCCTGCCCCTCTCGTTTCCGCCGTCTCGACCTCTCCCACCGCCCGCGCGTTTCGCGAGCGGGCGCAGCTCGCCGCCACCCCAAAGGAACGCGTCGCAGTCGTTCCGCTCGTCGCCGCCGAAGCGCGGGTAGGTCCGCGGGCGGCGACGGAGAAGCCGCGCTTTCTCTGGCCGGTGCGCGCCCCGCTCATCACGAGCCCTTTCGGCCCCCGAGGAGGTGGGGTCCACTTCGGGGTGGATCTCGTGAGCGCCCGCGGCGACCACACGATTTTGGCCGGCCGTTCCGGCGTAGTCGTCTTTTCGGGAACGAATGGCGGCTACGGGAATCTCGTGATCCTGCGGCACGAAGGGGAATACGAGACGTACTACGCCCACCTCGCCCAGCGGTACGTCCGGATAGGGCAGCTCGTCCGGGCGGGGGATCCGATCGGCAGGATGGGACAGACGGGGAACGCCACCGGCGTGCACCTCCACTTCGAGGTGCGCTACCAAAAGACGCCACAAAACCCGCTCGCCTTTCTCCCCTGA
- a CDS encoding Fructose-bisphosphate aldolase class II: MPLVSMTELMQRARKEKFAVGQFNLNNLEFAQAIVEAAEEERSPLIFGVSQGAIKYMGGWDLAVAIAKTLAERTFVPVVLHLDHGTSFEQCAQAIRAGFTSVMFDGSHLSLEENIRETKLVVRMARAVGVSVEGEVGAIGGTEDEITNEEELLARPEDGIRFYEETGVDALALSVGTAHGVYKGVPNIRHHIIQAVTEKIPVPVVLHGASGVPDDQIRRAIEVGVGKVNINTENMQAMTEAVRRVLAEQPDLYDPRKYLGPGREAIKAVVKAKMRLFGSSGRV, translated from the coding sequence ATGCCGCTCGTATCGATGACGGAACTCATGCAGCGCGCACGCAAGGAGAAGTTCGCCGTCGGCCAGTTCAACCTGAACAACCTCGAATTTGCCCAGGCGATCGTCGAGGCCGCGGAGGAAGAGCGTTCGCCGCTCATTTTTGGCGTGAGCCAAGGTGCGATTAAGTACATGGGCGGGTGGGACCTCGCCGTGGCGATCGCGAAGACGCTCGCGGAACGGACATTCGTGCCCGTCGTCCTGCACCTTGACCACGGGACGAGCTTCGAGCAGTGCGCGCAGGCGATCCGGGCGGGGTTTACCTCCGTCATGTTTGACGGATCCCACCTCTCCCTTGAAGAGAACATCCGCGAGACCAAGCTCGTCGTGCGCATGGCCCGCGCAGTGGGGGTTTCCGTGGAAGGGGAAGTCGGTGCGATCGGCGGGACGGAAGACGAGATCACGAACGAAGAGGAGCTCCTCGCCCGTCCCGAAGACGGGATCCGCTTCTACGAAGAGACGGGGGTTGACGCCCTCGCCCTCTCCGTAGGTACGGCGCACGGCGTGTACAAGGGCGTTCCGAACATCCGCCACCACATCATCCAGGCCGTCACGGAAAAGATCCCCGTGCCCGTCGTCCTGCACGGCGCGTCTGGCGTACCCGACGACCAGATTCGGCGGGCGATCGAGGTTGGCGTGGGTAAGGTAAACATCAACACGGAAAACATGCAGGCGATGACAGAAGCCGTCCGCCGCGTACTCGCGGAGCAACCCGATCTCTACGACCCGCGAAAGTACCTGGGACCCGGGCGCGAGGCGATTAAGGCCGTGGTGAAGGCGAAGATGCGCCTCTTCGGCTCGTCCGGCAGGGTGTGA